The segment CAGCCACAGAGACGCGGGGTATGTTGCTTGCTCACCTTTTTCATCCAGCCGCACAATTACTACCTGGGCGAGATTACTAACTGGCCTTCTCAGCCGCCACCCGCGAGGAGATGCGAGATGCCCGACTCCCACTAGCCTACAGAGACAGCTGCGCTCATCTCCTAATCCCGCTGAACAAGTGCCGAAAAGAGACATGGTATGCGCCATGGAAGTGCTCTGTAGGTCTCTGCCGATTCGCGGCGAAGCGAGATGCTTGGGCTCTGGAGCCACGGGGTTTGCTAACTCCAACGCACAGGACGAGAGGCATAGCTACGAAAAGTGCCAGTACGTCGAGTTCAAGAAGCGAGTGGCCAAGATGGACGAGCTGCGGGAGACGAAAGGCGGCGAGCGAACAAACTAAGCCAGAGGGAGATACTTGTACATATACTGTTGGGGAAggaacagaaaaaaaaagacattTGACAACCCATAAAATTTTGAGAAACAGAATTGTGAGATATTATTGAGGTGTCACAATGCTAGAGCAAAGGTGGTTGATGGGCTGGATGACGATTGAGGCTGCGGTCTCACGCGTGCCTGGGGCCTTTGTATGCACCAAGTATGTTGAGCTAACATAGGTTCGATTACGACAGAGGGGAATACTTTTGTCTCGACATGGCGAACTGGACGAGGAAGTTTTGACTCCTGGCGGGGGCTAGACACAGGAACAAGAGGATGAAAGTTGTGGCCTGTCAAACCTGCGGTTGGTACTTGCAGAAGAGGATCTTGGCCTGAACCCTTGTGGGattcttgtttcttctttcgaGCCCGCTTTAATGTGCGTTTGACAGCACATACGaaacaacaacatcaacaacaacaacgctGCAATTTGACCAAGATAACGCTGGGCAGTGTCCAGGTTTACAACCCGCTCCGACAAATTCGTTGAAGATGAGCCAGTATTCGAGTCAAGGACGCTATCCAAGGCTTGAAAATCGCCAAGATCGCAAACTTGCTCATGGAGCGATACAGTCTCTGCGGATAGCAGGGCATCAGCACGAAGCTGAAGTTGTCGTGCTGCCTACCCAAGGTTGAAAAAGTTAACGCCGAATGTCCTCTATATTTGCCATCAAGTGGTACATGCTAATTGCCATAGTGTACGGAAGACGAGTATGGGGTTCGTTGTCTGATAGCGCTATTTTGGCTTCTAGTTCTGCCGTCGCTCGAATTCTATCGCTGCGCCATCGCTTCCGATCCAGTCAATAAAAGAGATGAGGATTGTGTCAAGTTCGAACACGCTCCAGGACAAATCGATCTATGCAATGCGGTTTCAAGAAACAAGTCACCTAGCATCCAATTTCGACGGCTGGTTTTTTCATTTCGCTGCGGTACTGAGGCAAGCCGAAAGGAGAAGCTCGGCGAAatctttcctttccttttcgCCCCGTCTCCGTACGGACGCAAAGGACGTGACAGGTGCGTATCGTACATTTTGAGGGCCACCGTAATACAGCAAGGAATTCTACCTTGATGGACAACACCCGAAGCCGATCCAGGATCCTCTAGACGGTACAACTGGACGAAATGACGTGGATACGCGTTCGTGTGAATTGTGGGCAAACGAATCGTGGCAAAGAGTTTGTCCAAGTCAATAGAGGTATTACGTACGACGAACAAAGTCTCGCCAAGGGGTAGCGATTACGCGCTCCACGAACTGTGGGTGAGATATTATCCACCCATATTTTGGCCTGTTCAAAGGCGGTAGAGATGCGGGGAGACAACAGTAGTATGTAATTACTAACTGTTTGGTGCAGCTGTGATGATCCCCGACGGCCTCCGACGTTGACGACATCTGTTCTTTGACATGTTACCGCTCCACTGGGCCAGAGCACATGACATGAATCAGCTCAAGGTAGCGACGAGGTGGAGATGGGCTTGGCAGACGACCACAGACCTTTACCATGCAATGGAAAAGCTTCGATTTCTATTTCCTTGATGGCTGAATTCCCCCAGACTCACAGGCCTAGCATTGTGCGCTTTTCAATCGCCACACCTGGCTCGGTAATGCTTATGCGCGTGCCGGGCTAAACGCTGAAAACAATGTTTGAAACCTTGACTCGCACCCATTTGCCGTGAGGGATACCAAGATAAGGGCCGGGCATGGAAATTTTGGACCAGCATCGACCCACCAGCATACAGCGGAAAACCCTGAAGGACCAGGTGCATTTGTAGTAGCAAAGTCCTTGGCCGCGCCATTACTCCATACGTACGTACTACAAACGTCAAACTGAGATGGAGGCGTCGGGatccgccaacaccaccctGAAATAAGCATAGCGGCGGCAATCTTTCGAAGCTAATGGGTTCGGCATGGCGGTCAAGAGGCCCAAGAGGGAATAAAATGTCCTACTATATTCATCAAATGCGGACTACGGAGGTTCTCACTATCCAGCGTCAAACTGTGCCCGGAGAGAACTGCGCGACGGGGGGCAGACATCCATATATGACACGACACTTACCTGGCAAGGGGATATAACAGAAACCATGGGACGCTCTGCCTGTCTAAGTGAGCGGTGCGTGTCCCATGTCGTCTGCCACCAGCGTGCCTGGGAACCGGGGTGGACGAcagtggcatcttggccagcttctTGCATCGGAATTTTCAATCATTGTTGGTACTTGAGCCAAACATGTCAAGTggaactataaaattattagAGTACTAATGTCAGTTCCAGTTACAGTTCCACCCATCTCCACTTGACTGAGCTTATGATGGCTCAAACGTTTTGCACCACGGGATGGACTTGCACTAAACGTGACCGTTGCCTCGCTTGCTAACCCCACGGAACCAGGTACGGGGGTACCCAGCAAGAGAGAGAAGCTTTCACAatgggggaggaggaagagaaaaggagGGGTTGGTGGCCAGGGGACCCCTATCTGGAAGGCGACTTGCATTCCGTTTGTGTTGCTGTTTCTTGGCTGATCTGGAGAAACCCGACGGCCAAAGGCCGAAACTGCGGCTCCGGGCAGAAGACAGCCACTTGCTGGAAACATACTGCTGAAATTGGCTGACATTCTCGCTGATAGCAGACGGGCGATCCACATTCTCAGGGTCTAATTCGTGTCTTCCCCACGGGACTAGATGGACACGTTTTTCGCCAATGCAGAGCTAAATCTTTTGAACCCGACTATAGAAGGCTCTACTTCTTGCCCTCTTCTGCTCCTCGCTTCCTGCCAactttctccttcttttaTCCGTCTGTGTCAAGAAGCTCGTCTCCATCATTGCTCTGATTGTGTTTGGCTTGCCACTCGGTTCACGCAAGGCAGTAAAGCGTCCTCGGTCGTGGGGAGCATTGTTGGACCAACATTTTCAGACAGGACAGCAAGCAGCAAAGAAGCATGAAGTTTCTCAACCTCAAAGGCGAAAAGGAGC is part of the Metarhizium brunneum chromosome 4, complete sequence genome and harbors:
- the ndufb7 gene encoding NADH dehydrogenase [ubiquinone] 1 beta subcomplex subunit 7 → MASDAATETRAATREEMRDARLPLAYRDSCAHLLIPLNKCRKETWYAPWKCSDERHSYEKCQYVEFKKRVAKMDELRETKGGERTN